The following proteins are co-located in the candidate division KSB1 bacterium genome:
- a CDS encoding multiheme c-type cytochrome, with protein sequence MRKIYPDLILIDGGDMGESIHGPTVWKSAELFKTMRSLGYDVIGLGERDLAPAFFEEVSQSGAKEILLSGNYKPAAAIGAAPFRLIQRKSTRVGVVEVVSSFYQQGQALEPADPKTFLQRQIEAMQQQKADVTVVIYHGPATEALALRSSFTGVDLWLISHGVYQPMAQVATNDGGALIVGPGDRGREVGLITLEKNRKGVARSAKFHQIILDDRIPDSPKAAPIQERFLKRSQSSLTPPPEPARNGFAAHENFFVGSEVCRLCHEETYNNWRETKHARALETLAAKQQATNSECLPCHTVGFGEPTGYTIKENQPYLAAVGCEMCHGKSGDHVRADDQTNNFSKTTEATCLRCHDKKNSPKFVYAEYVKRVH encoded by the coding sequence GATCCTGATCGACGGCGGCGACATGGGCGAATCCATTCATGGTCCGACGGTTTGGAAATCCGCCGAGTTGTTTAAAACCATGCGCAGCCTGGGCTACGACGTCATCGGCCTGGGCGAACGCGATTTGGCCCCGGCGTTCTTCGAGGAAGTGAGTCAAAGCGGCGCGAAAGAAATTCTGCTGAGCGGCAACTACAAACCTGCCGCGGCCATCGGCGCTGCACCTTTTCGTTTGATTCAGCGAAAATCAACTCGCGTCGGCGTCGTCGAAGTTGTTTCATCTTTTTATCAACAGGGTCAAGCTCTGGAGCCGGCTGACCCCAAAACTTTTTTGCAGCGCCAGATCGAGGCCATGCAGCAGCAAAAAGCCGACGTGACCGTGGTTATCTATCATGGTCCGGCAACTGAAGCGCTGGCGCTGCGCTCAAGTTTCACCGGCGTCGATCTTTGGCTGATTTCTCATGGCGTTTATCAGCCCATGGCGCAAGTTGCAACCAATGATGGCGGCGCGCTCATCGTCGGCCCCGGCGATCGCGGCCGCGAAGTCGGATTGATCACGCTGGAGAAAAACCGCAAGGGCGTGGCGCGCTCGGCAAAATTTCATCAAATTATTTTGGACGACCGCATTCCGGACTCGCCCAAAGCCGCGCCGATTCAAGAACGTTTTCTCAAACGCAGCCAATCTTCATTGACGCCGCCACCCGAGCCGGCGCGAAACGGATTCGCGGCTCATGAAAATTTTTTCGTCGGCAGCGAAGTGTGCCGGCTTTGTCACGAAGAAACGTACAACAACTGGCGTGAAACCAAACATGCGCGGGCGTTGGAAACTTTGGCAGCAAAACAGCAAGCGACCAATTCGGAATGCTTGCCGTGCCACACCGTCGGTTTCGGCGAGCCAACCGGCTACACGATCAAAGAGAATCAGCCGTATTTAGCCGCGGTGGGCTGTGAAATGTGCCATGGCAAGTCGGGGGATCACGTCCGCGCCGACGATCAAACCAATAATTTTTCCAAGACCACCGAGGCGACGTGTTTGCGCTGCCACGACAAGAAAAATTCGCCGAAGTTCGTGTACGCGGAATACGTCAAGCGCGTGCATTGA